The following coding sequences are from one Acidobacteriota bacterium window:
- a CDS encoding ABC transporter ATP-binding protein, with product MQQVSAQNLTKIFGEGDTEVIALKDASLDVEAGEVVALMGPSGSGKTTLLRAVSLIDPPTSGKIEIAGETIFEGKKVLIDDRLLRRQRMGIIFQSYNLIPFLTVVQNVALVLTLNGVSNREALKRARALLERLDLAHRADIYPATLSGGEQQRVAVARAVVNDPVVILADEPTAALDSERGKAVMDLLRQLGHEKRAAVIVVTHDERMVKGFDRIYHLNDGILTVEHLNSKEKNGHSAME from the coding sequence ATGCAGCAGGTTTCGGCTCAAAATTTAACCAAGATTTTCGGGGAAGGTGATACGGAGGTTATCGCTCTCAAAGATGCGAGTTTGGATGTTGAAGCAGGTGAAGTGGTCGCCTTAATGGGACCGAGCGGATCAGGAAAGACCACACTTTTACGGGCTGTTTCGCTGATTGATCCACCAACCAGCGGAAAAATCGAAATTGCCGGAGAGACGATTTTTGAAGGAAAGAAAGTGTTGATTGATGATCGATTGCTGCGGCGACAGCGAATGGGAATCATTTTTCAATCCTACAATCTGATTCCGTTTCTAACGGTTGTCCAAAATGTTGCTCTTGTCTTAACCCTCAACGGCGTTTCAAATCGAGAAGCTCTAAAACGCGCCAGAGCATTATTGGAAAGACTTGATTTAGCTCATCGGGCAGATATTTACCCAGCCACGCTTTCCGGTGGTGAACAACAGCGAGTAGCGGTTGCCCGTGCCGTCGTCAACGACCCGGTAGTGATTCTCGCCGATGAGCCAACCGCCGCACTTGATTCCGAAAGAGGCAAAGCCGTTATGGATTTATTACGGCAACTCGGACACGAGAAACGAGCAGCAGTCATTGTCGTAACTCATGACGAGCGCATGGTTAAAGGCTTCGACCGCATTTATCACTTGAACGATGGAATTCTTACGGTTGAACATTTGAATTCTAAAGAAAAGAACGGACATTCGGCGATGGAATGA
- a CDS encoding YwiC-like family protein, producing MRQVALPVEHGGWVFLLEPIIAGLAIAFSTGAPWIACLTIGAFLTRQPLKVLIADRFGMRNRERASLAFRFLLCYGAIFSIGLAGTLLSVGVQSLLPFIWVLPLAIFQIYIDASRQSRKLIPELTGAIVMSASIAAIGLAANMPLVNAAALWAIFASRSIASILYVRERLRLEKGNRYSRIIPTLAHVAALLLVSMLAFYGLSSFLTIMAMSVLAYRAIAGLSAGRSKMKAMQIGVWEIIYGVLVVLSVVIGHYSGF from the coding sequence GTGCGGCAAGTCGCTCTTCCGGTCGAACACGGTGGATGGGTATTTTTGCTCGAACCCATAATCGCCGGTCTGGCGATCGCGTTTTCAACCGGAGCTCCTTGGATCGCCTGTCTTACTATCGGTGCGTTTCTCACACGGCAACCGTTAAAGGTCCTGATCGCGGACCGCTTTGGCATGCGGAACAGGGAGCGTGCGAGCCTGGCCTTTCGATTTTTGCTCTGCTACGGTGCGATATTCTCCATTGGACTTGCTGGTACGCTCCTTTCGGTTGGCGTCCAGTCGTTACTCCCATTTATCTGGGTCTTGCCGCTCGCTATTTTTCAGATATACATTGATGCCTCTAGACAAAGCCGCAAGTTGATACCTGAGTTGACGGGAGCTATCGTTATGTCGGCTTCGATCGCGGCGATCGGACTGGCAGCTAATATGCCGTTGGTAAACGCCGCCGCTCTATGGGCGATCTTTGCGTCAAGGTCAATTGCCTCTATCCTGTATGTTCGCGAGCGACTTCGTCTGGAAAAAGGTAACCGGTACTCCCGGATTATCCCGACACTCGCCCATGTCGCGGCTCTTCTTCTAGTATCAATGTTAGCTTTCTACGGCCTTAGTTCGTTTTTGACGATTATGGCTATGTCGGTATTGGCCTATCGAGCTATAGCCGGGCTATCAGCGGGTCGGAGTAAAATGAAAGCGATGCAGATCGGCGTTTGGGAGATCATTTACGGCGTGCTGGTTGTATTATCGGTCGTGATCGGACATTATTCCGGCTTCTGA
- a CDS encoding aminotransferase class V-fold PLP-dependent enzyme produces the protein MHNVDIDLVEMSLDVIKYAIGRISDTDPKLGFPKKAEELHSLVGDTITPKGIGGEKAFALFKDVLVKASVPIDHPRHLSFVPASPTRAAVMFDLVTSATSVHGAFWLEGAGCIFAENQAMAWLVSLTGMPAGAFGVFASGGTEANLSAMVTAREYWRDRDERNSKTRGIVIASNGAHSSIKAMAKVIDADVLLIETERRLESSHLAETLAVMSAEDRGRVFAVIATAGTTNAGIIDDLAGIAAICKSEGIWFHVDAAYGGGALAARSVRHLFNGIERADSVTIDPHKWLFSPYDCGAVIYRDPELAKKAHAQEGSYLDIFSDEGAQGFNPSDYQIQLTRRVRGLPLWFSLAYHGTDRYEKAIERGIELAQIAGRLITEAEHTELVREPSLSCVLYRRKGWQPEDYRAWTYKNHKSGFALVAPTKWRNPEGPETVSRFCFINPDTTEQDITDILATMA, from the coding sequence ATGCACAATGTAGATATCGATCTTGTCGAGATGTCGCTTGATGTTATCAAATACGCGATTGGCCGTATTTCTGATACCGATCCTAAGCTCGGCTTTCCAAAAAAAGCAGAGGAGTTACACTCCCTTGTTGGCGACACGATCACGCCCAAAGGCATTGGCGGCGAGAAGGCATTTGCACTATTCAAGGACGTTTTGGTCAAAGCGAGTGTCCCGATCGATCACCCTCGGCATCTTTCCTTCGTACCCGCATCTCCAACCCGTGCGGCGGTGATGTTCGATCTCGTCACCTCGGCAACCAGCGTTCATGGGGCATTCTGGCTCGAGGGAGCCGGTTGTATTTTTGCTGAGAACCAGGCGATGGCGTGGCTGGTGTCACTGACCGGAATGCCCGCTGGCGCTTTCGGTGTTTTTGCAAGCGGAGGCACTGAGGCAAATCTTTCAGCAATGGTCACCGCCCGCGAATATTGGCGAGACCGGGACGAACGCAATTCTAAAACACGCGGTATCGTCATCGCCTCAAATGGAGCACACTCGTCGATCAAGGCGATGGCGAAGGTCATCGACGCTGACGTCCTTCTGATCGAAACGGAGCGCCGCCTCGAAAGCTCTCATTTGGCTGAAACCCTTGCGGTGATGTCAGCTGAAGATCGCGGCAGGGTCTTTGCTGTGATCGCAACCGCCGGGACGACCAACGCGGGAATAATCGACGATCTCGCGGGAATCGCAGCTATTTGTAAATCCGAGGGCATCTGGTTTCACGTTGATGCCGCCTACGGTGGCGGAGCATTGGCGGCCCGTTCGGTCCGGCATCTTTTTAATGGTATCGAACGAGCCGACAGTGTCACGATCGATCCCCACAAGTGGTTATTTTCACCATACGATTGCGGTGCGGTCATCTACCGGGACCCGGAACTCGCAAAAAAGGCCCACGCTCAGGAAGGTTCCTACCTCGATATCTTCAGCGATGAAGGTGCACAGGGATTTAATCCGTCGGACTATCAGATACAACTAACGCGACGCGTTCGAGGCCTCCCGTTGTGGTTCTCATTGGCATACCACGGCACGGATCGGTACGAAAAAGCCATCGAACGCGGGATCGAACTAGCTCAGATCGCAGGGCGATTGATCACTGAAGCCGAACATACAGAGCTGGTTCGCGAACCTAGCCTGTCCTGCGTTCTGTACCGTCGAAAAGGATGGCAGCCGGAAGACTACCGCGCGTGGACCTACAAGAATCACAAGTCAGGATTCGCTCTGGTCGCTCCCACCAAATGGAGAAACCCGGAAGGTCCTGAAACTGTATCGCGATTTTGTTTCATAAATCCCGACACTACCGAACAAGATATCACTGACATTCTGGCAACGATGGCCTAA
- a CDS encoding ABC transporter permease, producing MNLALHDVEYRLGRFILTAVGLGLLLTTVMAMNGIYAGMVEDALSIVRAPKVDLWVVQKDTNGPFAESSRVPEDLYRNILTVSGVSEASPVAYQLLQIEHQEKILRLQVIGYRLGGLGGPPAIAAGRPILKNRYEMVVDRKAGVSLGTQFEFGRITLEVVGLTEGVVSNSGDSAAFITLEDAQELQFLKSNEAIRNDRARLQSDLSENPKLAGVSADNLSSLLQSSHIANVILVRLESWANAEEVAKNIARWTHYNVLTTQQQEDFLAKNVIERARQQILLFRIILLVVAAVIIALIIYTMTLEKTRDIATLKIIGAPNSKIVGLILQQSLILGFLGFVFGTIIISLTYEYFPRRLVLLVSDQIMVFGIVIGICIAASGIGIHKALSIDATTAMAG from the coding sequence ATGAACCTCGCACTCCATGATGTTGAATATCGGTTGGGTCGGTTTATTTTAACTGCTGTAGGTCTCGGTTTGCTGCTCACAACAGTGATGGCGATGAATGGAATTTACGCGGGTATGGTTGAAGACGCGTTGAGCATTGTTCGTGCCCCCAAAGTTGATTTATGGGTTGTGCAAAAAGATACCAATGGTCCATTTGCGGAAAGTTCTCGGGTTCCCGAAGATCTCTATCGCAATATCCTCACGGTTTCGGGTGTGAGCGAAGCTAGTCCTGTTGCTTATCAATTGTTGCAGATCGAACATCAGGAGAAAATCCTGCGGCTTCAGGTCATCGGTTATCGTTTGGGTGGTCTCGGCGGTCCTCCCGCAATCGCTGCGGGGCGCCCAATTCTGAAGAACCGATATGAGATGGTAGTTGACCGCAAAGCCGGTGTTTCGCTTGGAACTCAATTCGAATTCGGACGAATAACTTTAGAGGTTGTCGGATTGACGGAAGGCGTTGTTTCAAATTCGGGAGATTCAGCAGCGTTTATCACGCTTGAAGATGCACAGGAGCTTCAGTTTCTTAAATCCAATGAAGCGATTCGTAACGACCGGGCACGTCTGCAATCGGATTTGTCAGAAAATCCCAAACTTGCCGGTGTTTCTGCCGATAATCTTTCTTCGTTACTCCAAAGTTCACATATCGCCAATGTTATTTTGGTTCGGCTGGAATCCTGGGCAAATGCCGAAGAAGTGGCAAAAAATATAGCACGCTGGACGCATTACAATGTTTTGACAACCCAGCAGCAAGAAGATTTTTTAGCGAAAAATGTAATCGAAAGAGCGAGACAACAAATCCTTCTATTCCGCATAATTCTCTTGGTCGTGGCGGCTGTGATCATCGCCCTCATCATTTACACGATGACACTTGAGAAAACCAGAGATATTGCAACCCTGAAAATTATCGGGGCCCCAAACTCAAAAATAGTCGGTTTGATTTTGCAGCAATCATTGATCTTGGGATTCCTTGGATTTGTATTCGGAACCATAATTATTAGTTTGACTTACGAGTATTTTCCGCGTCGTCTCGTGTTGCTGGTCAGCGATCAAATAATGGTTTTTGGAATCGTAATTGGTATTTGTATCGCGGCCAGTGGGATTGGCATACACAAAGCTCTGAGTATTGACGCGACGACGGCCATGGCGGGGTAA
- the ric gene encoding iron-sulfur cluster repair di-iron protein, translated as MISVQGKTVREIALEMPLTTRVFEEFKIDYCCHGDTPFDDACRNVGASPEIVKEKIDGVLGGSTNSDQESFSKMDLSDLVDHILDKHHVYTRDEMSHLTPLMAKVASRHGDHHPYLLELKEFFQALCDDLDPHMVKEEMVLFPYIQKLEHSYSNHLNVAFPPFGTVQHPVNMMNIEHEEVGELLVKMRRVTNDYTLPAEACPSFTALYHRLGEFERDLHQHIHLENNLLFPRAIELEQKARA; from the coding sequence ATGATCAGTGTTCAAGGTAAGACAGTACGCGAAATAGCACTTGAGATGCCGTTGACGACCCGCGTCTTTGAGGAATTCAAGATCGACTATTGTTGTCATGGAGACACGCCGTTCGATGACGCCTGTCGAAACGTCGGGGCGAGTCCGGAAATAGTCAAGGAGAAGATCGATGGCGTCCTGGGTGGATCAACAAATAGTGATCAAGAATCGTTCTCCAAAATGGACTTGAGCGATCTCGTCGATCATATTTTGGATAAACATCACGTCTATACACGCGACGAAATGAGCCATTTGACACCGTTGATGGCCAAGGTCGCTAGCCGTCACGGCGATCACCATCCGTATCTCCTTGAGTTAAAAGAGTTTTTTCAGGCACTCTGTGATGATCTGGATCCTCACATGGTGAAGGAAGAAATGGTTCTTTTCCCATACATACAAAAACTGGAGCATAGTTATTCGAATCATCTGAACGTTGCGTTTCCGCCATTCGGAACGGTTCAGCATCCGGTAAATATGATGAACATCGAGCATGAAGAAGTCGGGGAACTACTTGTTAAAATGCGTCGAGTTACGAATGACTACACTTTGCCGGCGGAGGCGTGCCCGAGTTTCACCGCTCTTTATCACAGGCTCGGGGAATTTGAGCGTGATCTGCACCAGCATATTCACCTTGAGAACAACCTGCTCTTTCCACGTGCTATCGAACTCGAACAAAAGGCTCGAGCCTAA